A section of the Chitinivibrionales bacterium genome encodes:
- a CDS encoding FAD-dependent oxidoreductase — MNGSHDRFHYKTIDGLKKDLADLHLQLPFEESNIRILGDPVNKGRLSVPNRFVAQPMEGFDATIDGAPQELTFRRYLRYARGGVGLIWFEASAVVPEGRSNPGQIYLHKKNVGVFKNLVGRVKQAARREMGRDVVMVIQLTHSGRYSKPAGVPAPIIAQHSAVLDSRHNLGPDYPVVNDEYLDKLQDRYVEAARLAASAGFDGIDIKSCHGYLLAEILGSHTREGKYGGPFENRTRMLCETLTRISSEVPEVFLATRMNAFDAYRYPYGWGVDKEDPLRPDLAEPLRLAGLLEKIGLSVLNISIGNPYFNPHVGRPYDFPVKGVSVPDEHPLLGLVRFVNVFSAIQKAYPKLPVVGSGLGWLRQFMPPVAAGIVRQGMATLIGQGRGMFAYPDSVNDIIKKGAMDPAKCCVTCSACTQIMRDGGQTGCVVHDSEIYGPKYRAARRFSLDRLHAEAQRCRNCTEATCSAACPAHVDVPGFIRAFSENNIKEAYRMLRKSNVLPEMCAYVCPVEEQCQGGCLEKIFCLNPIAVADIQLVTARIARLQGITGVAMPDKISAKSIAVVGGGPAGLGCAIRLLEMGHSVTIYEKNKQLGGTPTAIIPDYRYGDETAETDAILKPAIVNKRCTVVYNRALGSGLSLGDLRKKHDAVLLAVGLDSGAGKERGVTDALTFLALAKQGKLKKLPDRVAVIGGGNTAIDAAMTAKKQGAQDVYLVYRRSFNQMPAWKSERDGLLDAGVHLMILTQPSGYIFKKKKLAGMKIVRTRLGEPDASGRRRPEIVPKSGSVLDVGMVIEATGQKISKKVLAALGPVAVAQNGLVAADALTFATSEKGVFAAGDCVSGGETAVRGVAEGMKAAESIHAFLKS, encoded by the coding sequence ATGAACGGATCGCATGACCGGTTTCATTATAAAACTATCGATGGTCTTAAAAAGGATCTTGCGGACCTTCACTTGCAGCTGCCGTTTGAGGAGAGTAACATCAGGATTCTCGGCGATCCGGTCAATAAGGGCCGCCTCTCGGTCCCCAACCGTTTTGTCGCGCAGCCAATGGAAGGATTTGATGCCACGATCGACGGCGCGCCCCAGGAGCTGACGTTCCGGCGTTATCTCCGGTATGCCCGCGGCGGTGTGGGGCTCATCTGGTTCGAGGCGTCGGCCGTGGTGCCTGAAGGCCGCTCAAACCCCGGGCAGATTTACTTGCATAAGAAGAACGTCGGCGTGTTTAAAAACCTGGTCGGCAGGGTCAAACAGGCCGCGAGGCGCGAGATGGGAAGGGACGTGGTCATGGTGATCCAGCTCACCCATTCCGGCCGCTACAGCAAGCCCGCGGGCGTGCCGGCGCCCATCATCGCCCAGCACAGCGCCGTGCTCGACTCACGCCACAACCTCGGGCCCGACTATCCGGTCGTCAACGACGAGTACCTTGACAAACTGCAAGACCGTTACGTTGAGGCGGCAAGGCTCGCCGCGTCCGCCGGATTCGACGGCATCGACATCAAAAGCTGCCATGGATACCTTCTTGCCGAGATCCTCGGCTCGCATACCCGGGAGGGAAAATACGGCGGTCCGTTCGAGAACCGGACGCGGATGCTTTGCGAGACGCTCACCAGAATATCCTCAGAGGTGCCGGAGGTCTTTCTCGCCACCAGGATGAACGCGTTTGACGCGTACCGGTATCCGTACGGCTGGGGTGTTGACAAAGAGGATCCTCTCAGGCCGGATCTCGCCGAACCGCTCCGGCTGGCGGGACTGCTGGAAAAAATCGGGCTTTCGGTCCTCAATATATCCATCGGCAACCCCTATTTCAACCCGCACGTGGGCAGGCCCTACGATTTTCCGGTCAAAGGGGTCAGCGTTCCCGACGAGCACCCGCTGCTCGGGCTTGTCCGTTTTGTCAATGTGTTTTCGGCGATTCAAAAGGCGTACCCGAAACTGCCGGTGGTGGGCTCCGGGCTCGGCTGGCTGCGCCAGTTCATGCCGCCGGTTGCCGCCGGCATCGTACGGCAGGGCATGGCGACGCTCATCGGACAGGGAAGGGGCATGTTCGCCTATCCTGACTCGGTGAATGACATCATAAAAAAAGGCGCCATGGACCCCGCCAAATGCTGCGTCACCTGCTCGGCTTGCACGCAGATCATGCGCGACGGCGGCCAGACCGGCTGCGTGGTCCACGACAGTGAGATATACGGGCCCAAATACCGCGCCGCGCGACGCTTCTCCCTCGACCGGCTCCATGCCGAGGCGCAGCGCTGCCGAAATTGCACCGAGGCGACCTGCAGCGCGGCCTGTCCAGCGCACGTGGACGTTCCGGGGTTCATCAGGGCATTTTCCGAGAACAATATCAAGGAAGCATACCGGATGCTCCGGAAGTCCAACGTGCTTCCTGAGATGTGCGCGTACGTATGTCCGGTGGAGGAGCAGTGCCAGGGCGGATGCCTCGAAAAGATCTTCTGCCTCAACCCGATCGCGGTGGCCGACATCCAGCTGGTGACGGCGCGCATCGCACGGCTGCAGGGAATAACCGGCGTGGCAATGCCCGACAAAATTTCCGCAAAGTCAATTGCCGTGGTGGGCGGCGGGCCGGCCGGGCTCGGCTGCGCCATCCGGCTGCTCGAAATGGGACATTCCGTGACGATTTACGAAAAGAACAAACAGCTCGGAGGAACTCCCACGGCCATAATTCCAGACTACCGTTACGGAGACGAAACAGCCGAGACCGACGCGATCCTCAAACCCGCCATTGTGAACAAACGCTGCACCGTGGTTTACAACCGCGCCTTGGGATCGGGCTTGTCGCTCGGCGACCTGCGCAAAAAGCATGATGCGGTGCTGCTTGCCGTGGGGCTCGATTCCGGCGCGGGCAAGGAGCGGGGCGTCACGGACGCGCTTACGTTCCTGGCCCTCGCCAAGCAGGGAAAATTAAAAAAACTTCCGGACAGGGTGGCCGTCATCGGCGGCGGCAACACCGCGATCGACGCGGCCATGACCGCCAAGAAGCAGGGCGCGCAGGACGTGTACCTCGTGTACCGCCGCTCGTTCAACCAGATGCCCGCCTGGAAAAGCGAGCGCGACGGCCTTCTCGACGCTGGCGTGCATCTAATGATCCTGACCCAGCCTTCCGGCTATATTTTTAAGAAGAAAAAACTTGCGGGCATGAAAATTGTCCGCACCCGTCTCGGCGAACCCGACGCGTCGGGCAGGCGCAGGCCCGAGATCGTTCCGAAAAGCGGAAGCGTTCTCGACGTTGGCATGGTGATAGAAGCCACGGGCCAGAAAATTTCCAAAAAGGTGCTTGCCGCGCTCGGGCCGGTCGCGGTGGCCCAAAACGGATTGGTCGCCGCGGATGCTTTGACATTTGCGACAAGCGAAAAGGGCGTTTTCGCCGCGGGCGACTGCGTAAGCGGCGGGGAAACCGCGGTGCGCGGCGTGGCCGAAGGGATGAAGGCGGCGGAGTCGATACATGCGTTTTTAAAAAGCTGA
- a CDS encoding 3-ketoacyl-ACP reductase produces MKKSAMVTGAARGIGYAIAQQLAKEEYDIAIFDVLNEADVAKNMGGLKASGANVLYFKGDVSNPVDRKNALDAVKKTFGGLHVLVNNAGVAPKVRADVLDATEESFERVLRINLQGPYFLTQLVARWMIEQKKVDSSWTGCVINISSTSAETASISRGEYCISKAGVSMATKLWAVRLAEENIPVYEIRPGIIQTDMTAVVKERYDKLIAEGILLQKRWGLPEDIAKCAAMMARGDVGYSTGQVVNVDGGFTVSRL; encoded by the coding sequence ATGAAAAAATCTGCGATGGTCACCGGCGCCGCGCGCGGCATAGGATACGCGATCGCGCAGCAGCTTGCGAAAGAGGAATACGATATCGCGATTTTCGACGTGCTCAACGAGGCCGACGTCGCCAAAAACATGGGCGGCCTCAAGGCGTCGGGCGCGAACGTCCTGTATTTCAAGGGCGACGTGAGCAATCCCGTGGACCGCAAGAACGCCCTTGACGCGGTGAAGAAGACCTTTGGCGGGCTCCACGTGCTTGTCAACAACGCGGGCGTCGCGCCGAAGGTGCGCGCCGACGTGCTTGACGCGACCGAGGAAAGCTTCGAGCGTGTCTTGAGGATCAACCTCCAGGGGCCGTATTTTCTCACCCAGCTTGTGGCCAGGTGGATGATCGAGCAGAAAAAGGTCGATTCCTCATGGACCGGATGTGTTATCAATATCTCGTCGACTTCGGCCGAGACCGCCTCCATCAGCAGGGGTGAATACTGCATCTCCAAGGCCGGCGTGAGCATGGCCACCAAACTCTGGGCGGTGCGGCTCGCCGAAGAGAACATCCCGGTCTATGAAATCCGGCCCGGCATCATCCAGACCGACATGACCGCGGTTGTCAAGGAACGATACGACAAGCTTATTGCTGAAGGAATTCTCCTCCAGAAGCGCTGGGGTCTTCCGGAAGACATCGCAAAATGCGCGGCGATGATGGCAAGGGGCGATGTGGGGTATTCGACGGGCCAGGTGGTGAATGTGGATGGCGGGTTTACGGTTTCGCGATTATAA